One window of the Vigna radiata var. radiata cultivar VC1973A chromosome 1, Vradiata_ver6, whole genome shotgun sequence genome contains the following:
- the LOC106774584 gene encoding plastidial pyruvate kinase 2 — translation MAQVAVSRSIQGSLLCPSSGSARDRSQNLLKPPSFASTVLPSHGKSSKRSQLAPRSFQISARKSAPSEVIPVSPEDDPKIEQHLQHLRGVQPLGENSAGMWSKPTFRRKTKIVCTIGPSTNTKEMIWKLAEAGMNVARLNMSHGDHASHQKVIDLVKEYNAQSKDNVIAIMLDTKGPEVRSGDLPQPIILNPGQEFTFTIQRGVGTADCVSVNYDDFVNDVEVGDMLLVDGGMMSMVVKSKTEDSVKCEVVDGGELKSRRHLNVRGKSATLPSITEKDWDDIKFGVDNKVDFYAVSFVKDAEVVHELKNYLKRSGVDIHVIVKIESADSIPNLHSIITASDGAMVARGDLGAELPIEEVPLLQEEIINLCRSMGKAVIVATNMLESMIVHPTPTRAEVSDIAIAVREGSDGIMLSGETAHGKFPLKAVKVMHTVALRTEATIPGGQMPPNIGPVFKNHMSEMFAYHATMMSNTLGTSTVVFTRTGFMAILLSHYRPSGTVFAFTDEKRVQQRLALYQGVCPVYMEFCDDSEATFKRALDLLLKQGMVKEGEEVALVQSGRQPIWRFQSTHNIQVRKV, via the exons ATGGCTCAGGTTGCGGTCTCACGTTCCATTCAAGGCTCCCTTTTATGCCCCTCTTCTGGATCTGCACGTGACAGGTCTCAAAACCTGTTAAAGCCTCCATCTTTTGCTTCCACGGTGTTACCTTCCCATGGGAAAAGTAGCAAACGCTCCCAACTCGCCCCCAGAAGCTTTCAGATCAGTGCAAGGAAATCTGCCCCTTCTGAAGTCATCCCTGTGTCACCCGAAGATGACCCAAAG ATTGAGCAGCATTTGCAACATTTACGTGGGGTGCAGCCATTGGGGGAGAATTCGGCTGGGATGTGGTCGAAGCCCACGTTTAGGCGCAAGACAAAGATCGTGTGTACCATTGGACCTTCTACCAATACCAAGGAAATGATTTGGAAGCTGGCTGAAGCTGGGATGAACGTGGCTCGATTGAATATGTCTCATGGGGATCATGCTTCTCATCAGAAAGTCATTGACTTGGTTAAGGAATATAATGCTCAAAGCAAGGACAATGTGATTGCAATCATGCTTGACACTAAG GGTCCTGAAGTTAGGAGTGGGGATTTGCCACAACCTATTATATTGAATCCTGGGCAGGAATTCACTTTTACTATTCAGAGAGGTGTTGGAACTGCAGATTGTGTTAGTGTGAACTACGATGATTTTGTCAATGATGTGGAAGTGGGGGATATGCTTCTTGTTGATG GTGGTATGATGTCTATGGTGGTTAAGTCTAAGACAGAGGATTCTGTGAAATGTGAAGTTGTTGATGGAGGAGAGCTCAAGTCTAGGCGACATTTGAATGTTAGAGGAAAAAGTGCTACACTGCCTTCAATCACTG AGAAGGATTGGGATGATATCAAGTTTGGagttgataacaaagttgactTCTATGCTGTTTCCTTTGTTAAGGATGCTGAAGTGGTTCATGAACTGAAGAATTATTTGAAGA GAAGTGGTGTTGATATACATGTCATTGTAAAAATTGAAAGTGCAGACTCTATACCAAATTTGCACTCAATTATCACTGCATCTGATGGG GCCATGGTTGCCAGAGGAGATCTTGGTGCTGAGCTCCCTATCGAAGAGGTTCCACTTTTGCAG GAAGAGATAATCAACTTGTGTCGTAGCATGGGAAAGGCTGTTATTGTGGCAACAAATATGCTAGAAAGCATGATTGTTCACCCAACTCCAACAAGAGCAGAGGTGTCAGATATAGCAATTGCTGTTAGAGAAGGCTCGGATGGAATAATGTTGTCTGGAGAAACAGCTCATGGAAA GTTCCCACTAAAAGCCGTGAAAGTAATGCATACAGTAGCATTGAGGACCGAAGCCACTATACCGGGTGGTCAAATGCCACCAAACATTGGTCCAGTGTTCAAG AACCACATGAGTGAGATGTTTGCTTACCATGCAACAATGATGTCTAACACCCTTGGAACCTCAACTGTTGTCTTCACTAGAACGGGTTTCATGGCTATCTTATTGAGTCACTATCGTCCTTCTGGCACCGTATTTGCTTTTACAGATGA GAAGAGGGTGCAGCAGAGGCTTGCTTTGTATCAAGGAGTCTGTCCCGTATACATGGAATTCTGTGACGATTCTGAAGCAACCTTCAAAAGAGCCTTGGACCTTCTGCTG AAGCAAGGAATGGTGAAGGAAGGAGAAGAAGTAGCACTTGTACAAAGTGGTAGGCAACCCATATGGAGGTTCCAATCCACGCACAATATCCAGGTTAGGAAAGTGTAA